From one Candidatus Peregrinibacteria bacterium genomic stretch:
- a CDS encoding tetratricopeptide repeat protein: MIEYAQKLIKKDLTIFILFFLIGLGIYANALNAPFIWDDFTLIDSNEQIRSFDHIGEWFTTSSTSGVKGGHDSPLYRPMMKALDATIYHFFKLKPFAYRALNILLHIINSFLIFTLFRKLKLKRIGAIFAALIFLVHPVQVEAVTYISGLPDVLSGFFILAGLLFFKSGKNILTLLTLLLAFLSKEIAITFFAFAWLITIYEWKSYDKKTLNTKLKWLTVFTIISIIYFILKLTVLNFTGTADLTDIVNDYTESILIRTITFISIIWEYAKLIIYPVHLFFEKSVVHATTLLAPKGIFGLTVLIGGCGAAYNSFLKDKKFLFGFTWFFIPLIPVSGIFIISNAFYAERWLYLPLIGVVFGIAALWENLKTKEAKAIYICILVIVSMTFATRTIFRNREWADPQEFFENEIANNPYSPRIYNQLGTVHFAKRNYNRALSAIQKSIELDDAKSSPIFRFNLGNTYYYLGKNDKAIFWLNEALEMKPDYEKAKIVLNKILEENKIYQ; encoded by the coding sequence ATGATTGAGTACGCGCAAAAACTAATTAAAAAAGACCTAACCATTTTCATTCTCTTTTTTTTAATTGGCCTAGGGATTTATGCGAACGCCTTGAACGCGCCTTTTATTTGGGATGACTTCACACTTATAGATTCAAATGAGCAAATAAGATCATTTGACCATATAGGTGAATGGTTTACTACAAGCTCAACAAGTGGAGTTAAGGGCGGACATGATAGCCCCCTTTATCGGCCAATGATGAAAGCTTTGGATGCGACAATTTATCATTTCTTTAAATTAAAGCCATTCGCTTATAGAGCATTAAATATTCTACTGCATATAATAAATTCCTTTTTAATATTCACTCTTTTTAGGAAATTAAAATTAAAAAGAATCGGAGCGATATTTGCAGCATTGATTTTTTTGGTACATCCTGTGCAGGTAGAAGCGGTAACATATATATCCGGACTACCGGATGTATTGTCAGGATTTTTTATCCTGGCAGGCCTTCTATTTTTCAAATCAGGTAAAAACATACTTACACTTTTGACGCTTCTGCTAGCATTTTTATCAAAAGAAATTGCGATAACTTTTTTCGCCTTCGCATGGTTAATAACAATATATGAATGGAAATCTTATGATAAAAAAACGCTCAATACAAAATTAAAATGGCTCACAGTTTTTACGATCATAAGTATAATTTATTTTATACTTAAACTCACAGTACTCAATTTTACCGGAACGGCAGACTTAACCGATATTGTAAATGATTATACGGAGAGCATATTAATTCGAACTATCACATTCATTTCCATAATTTGGGAATATGCAAAACTTATAATATATCCTGTCCATTTATTTTTTGAGAAGTCAGTAGTGCATGCAACTACATTACTTGCACCAAAAGGGATTTTTGGATTAACAGTTTTAATTGGTGGGTGCGGAGCCGCTTACAATTCATTTTTAAAAGATAAAAAATTCCTATTCGGATTTACGTGGTTTTTTATTCCACTGATCCCGGTATCTGGAATATTTATAATATCAAACGCTTTTTACGCAGAGAGATGGCTATATTTGCCATTGATAGGTGTGGTATTCGGTATCGCCGCATTATGGGAAAATTTAAAGACAAAAGAGGCTAAAGCTATATACATATGTATATTAGTAATTGTCTCAATGACATTTGCAACAAGAACAATTTTTCGAAATAGGGAGTGGGCGGATCCACAAGAGTTCTTTGAAAATGAAATAGCAAACAATCCTTATTCTCCAAGAATATATAACCAACTTGGAACTGTGCATTTTGCAAAAAGAAACTATAATAGAGCTTTGAGTGCTATTCAAAAAAGTATTGAACTCGACGACGCTAAATCCAGTCCAATATTTCGTTTTAACCTGGGAAATACTTATTACTATCTTGGAAAAAACGATAAAGCTATATTCTGGTTGAACGAAGCTCTGGAAATGAAGCCGGATTACGAAAAGGCAAAAATCGTATTAAATAAAATCTTAGAAGAAAACAAGATTTACCAATAA
- a CDS encoding HNH endonuclease signature motif containing protein, giving the protein MYNKKSNGLVGKNTLQKSNGLVGENTLQKSVGIKAKNDLLAAKNLHKKFISLGNQRNKITHELILLIPEIYKKEIYKSYGCANIYEYAARFGGGLSAGVVDKVIKVERKLSEVSCQNLFETVREQGVHKVAMVAFMATKENEKELIKMVENLPKAAVQEYSREMRGKISRAPMKIELDGVMRYQLEKMKHKMKVQSNKEILKRLIQAQFDHFFPGENFEEVEGDGEIAEVVGGRAEAEAMDREDGAVVNRWDVVADETVNREAKAVKKSKKITRYIPKQKRTETLTKTGGRCSSPNCERPATEFHHKNGYAKTKSHDNLIALCKLHHKITHAGIYREPTKTDLLYLEHRKLALR; this is encoded by the coding sequence ATGTACAATAAAAAATCAAACGGACTCGTGGGGAAAAATACCTTGCAGAAATCAAACGGACTCGTTGGAGAAAATACCCTGCAGAAATCCGTCGGGATCAAGGCGAAAAACGATCTTTTGGCGGCAAAAAACCTTCACAAAAAATTTATTTCCCTTGGCAATCAACGAAATAAAATTACTCACGAACTTATCCTTCTGATTCCCGAGATCTATAAAAAAGAGATTTATAAATCTTATGGTTGCGCGAATATTTACGAATACGCCGCACGATTTGGCGGCGGACTCTCCGCCGGAGTCGTGGATAAAGTTATAAAAGTTGAGAGAAAATTAAGTGAAGTCAGTTGTCAAAATTTGTTTGAAACCGTGAGAGAGCAAGGAGTTCACAAAGTCGCGATGGTGGCTTTTATGGCGACAAAAGAAAACGAAAAAGAGTTGATAAAAATGGTCGAAAATCTTCCAAAGGCTGCAGTGCAGGAATATTCGAGGGAAATGCGAGGCAAAATCTCACGCGCGCCGATGAAAATCGAACTTGACGGCGTGATGCGATATCAACTTGAAAAAATGAAACACAAAATGAAGGTGCAATCTAACAAGGAAATATTGAAACGGCTTATACAAGCCCAGTTCGACCACTTTTTCCCCGGGGAAAATTTTGAAGAGGTGGAGGGTGACGGGGAAATTGCGGAGGTTGTGGGCGGTAGAGCTGAGGCTGAGGCGATGGATCGTGAAGATGGGGCGGTGGTGAATCGTTGGGATGTGGTTGCGGATGAGACGGTTAATCGTGAGGCAAAGGCGGTGAAGAAATCTAAGAAAATCACTCGTTACATCCCAAAACAAAAAAGAACAGAAACCCTCACAAAAACAGGTGGCAGGTGTAGCAGTCCGAATTGCGAAAGGCCGGCAACGGAGTTTCATCACAAAAATGGCTATGCAAAGACCAAATCTCACGATAATCTCATAGCGTTGTGCAAGCTTCATCATAAGATTACACATGCGGGAATATATCGCGAGCCTACAAAAACAGATCTGCTTTATTTGGAACACAGGAAACTGGCACTTAGGTGA
- the lgt gene encoding prolipoprotein diacylglyceryl transferase, with amino-acid sequence MNSLISIWQNIPSHLSPVAISIFGFDVRWYGLMYLVAFITTYLLVIHRTKTEKSFSKYSSDFILDLFTWLIIGLMLGARIGYVIFYNFQHFIKNPWEIILPFEKIGGEWIFTGIAGMSYHGGVIGVVIAGWIFLKIKKEGFWKLADLVCPAIPLGYTFGRLGNFLNGELWGRITDAKIGMYFERSKDALGEIALRHPSQLYEAFFEGIVLFVILWSIRKFVNKKMATGSMLGLYLVGYGLARFTIEYFREPDSALGFIVWSFSMGQVLSFGMIIAGVVLLGFLSYNSTANHKSKQ; translated from the coding sequence ATGAACTCTCTCATCTCAATCTGGCAGAATATACCATCTCATTTGAGTCCGGTTGCGATTTCGATATTTGGTTTTGATGTTCGTTGGTATGGGCTGATGTATCTCGTAGCGTTTATAACGACATACCTACTCGTCATACATAGAACAAAAACTGAGAAATCTTTTTCAAAGTATTCGAGTGATTTTATTTTGGATTTATTTACTTGGTTGATTATAGGGTTAATGCTTGGGGCTCGAATCGGGTACGTCATATTCTACAATTTTCAACATTTTATAAAAAATCCTTGGGAGATAATTTTACCTTTTGAGAAAATAGGTGGCGAATGGATATTTACCGGCATAGCCGGTATGTCATATCATGGAGGAGTTATCGGGGTAGTGATCGCCGGGTGGATATTTTTGAAAATAAAGAAAGAGGGCTTTTGGAAGCTTGCAGACTTAGTTTGTCCGGCAATCCCGCTCGGTTATACGTTTGGAAGGCTTGGGAATTTCCTAAATGGCGAACTATGGGGACGTATCACTGATGCTAAAATAGGAATGTATTTTGAGAGGTCAAAAGATGCTTTAGGAGAAATAGCGCTCCGCCACCCTTCTCAACTTTACGAAGCTTTTTTTGAAGGGATAGTTTTATTTGTAATTCTTTGGAGCATAAGAAAATTTGTAAACAAGAAAATGGCGACGGGATCAATGCTCGGACTTTATTTGGTAGGATACGGCCTAGCGCGATTTACAATAGAATACTTCCGTGAACCGGATAGCGCTCTAGGCTTCATCGTATGGAGCTTTTCAATGGGTCAAGTCTTAAGTTTTGGAATGATAATTGCAGGTGTTGTACTTTTGGGATTTCTTTCGTACAATTCGACCGCAAATCATAAATCAAAACAATGA
- the smpB gene encoding SsrA-binding protein SmpB, protein MGHKELAQNKKAYFDYEVLEEVEAGLVLTGAEIKSIRSGNVNLKGSYVGETAKGLAVKNMHISEYPQMDTKQSPLRERRLLLHKKEIEKLQIKLKEKNLTIIPLKMYLKKGYCKLLLGLCKGKKQHDKRDTLKRKDQDMEIRREMKKY, encoded by the coding sequence ATGGGCCACAAAGAATTAGCACAAAATAAAAAAGCATACTTTGATTACGAAGTACTCGAGGAGGTTGAGGCCGGTCTCGTGCTTACCGGAGCGGAAATCAAGTCTATAAGAAGCGGGAATGTAAATCTCAAAGGCTCTTATGTTGGCGAAACGGCAAAAGGGCTAGCAGTAAAAAACATGCACATATCCGAATATCCGCAAATGGACACAAAACAATCTCCTCTACGTGAAAGACGGCTTTTACTACATAAAAAAGAAATTGAAAAACTTCAAATAAAGTTAAAGGAAAAGAATTTAACCATAATTCCCTTGAAAATGTATTTGAAAAAAGGGTACTGTAAACTCCTTCTTGGCTTATGCAAAGGCAAGAAACAACATGATAAAAGGGATACCTTAAAAAGAAAAGACCAAGATATGGAAATCCGAAGAGAGATGAAAAAATATTAA
- a CDS encoding phospholipid carrier-dependent glycosyltransferase, with product MEFIKKVSNLKNRQVFIILFALGMIAYLNVMNGEFIWDDVILITKNEHVHSLSYIFTLFKESTLEGVGVEGNLYRPLVNMIFAIIYAFFGENEIAYHAFNILLHIGNAFLVFILLERLSFKRFGSLLAASIFLLHPIQTESVSYIAGLPDVLNPFFILLGLVIFAGEDDKPLNAKTKILVVIFTILALLSKETGIIFPALAGLILFYKWDHLSQQKKSSMLQMIATMTLVTILYIILRMTILNFTGSFDLNSGISVYTGNFMFRVYTFFAAIFEYAKLIFYPANLHFEKAFEVFAYLAKKPALGLGIILASSSLAVFSYYKKRHFFFFYVWFVITIALVSGVFLPSNATYKEHWLYMPLIGFVFLIPSIWEKLKSDLSKQIFLTTFLIISILLISQTIHRNTEWKDKLTFFETEIKYNQTSSRLQDRLGLYYFENKEYEKSVEYFKKGIELDKDGRIPYIRTNLANSYLAMRDLDAAVNEYFTVLESHPNSFDAHVALYNIAIAIHNKEMEDAFFEFLQRIEAGGTVDFETEILPWANTQ from the coding sequence ATGGAATTTATAAAAAAAGTATCAAACTTAAAAAACCGGCAAGTATTTATAATTTTATTTGCCCTTGGAATGATTGCCTACCTCAACGTAATGAATGGTGAATTCATATGGGATGATGTAATTTTAATCACAAAGAACGAACACGTGCACTCACTCAGTTATATTTTTACGTTATTCAAAGAGAGCACGTTAGAAGGAGTTGGGGTCGAGGGGAATTTATATCGCCCTCTCGTAAACATGATATTTGCAATTATTTATGCCTTTTTTGGCGAGAACGAAATCGCCTATCATGCTTTTAATATTTTACTACATATTGGGAATGCCTTTCTGGTATTTATACTATTAGAAAGGTTAAGCTTCAAACGTTTTGGAAGCCTGCTCGCAGCAAGTATATTTCTGCTTCACCCAATTCAAACGGAATCAGTAAGTTATATAGCGGGCTTACCAGACGTACTAAATCCATTTTTCATCCTACTTGGGCTTGTAATCTTCGCAGGCGAGGATGATAAGCCCCTTAATGCAAAGACGAAAATATTAGTAGTAATATTTACCATCCTCGCCCTACTTTCAAAAGAAACTGGAATAATTTTCCCGGCACTGGCTGGGTTAATTTTATTTTATAAATGGGATCACCTTAGCCAACAAAAAAAGAGTAGCATGCTGCAAATGATTGCCACCATGACTCTTGTAACAATACTTTATATTATACTTCGAATGACGATACTGAATTTCACAGGAAGTTTTGATCTTAATTCTGGCATAAGTGTATATACAGGAAATTTTATGTTTAGAGTTTATACCTTCTTCGCAGCGATTTTCGAGTATGCGAAATTAATTTTCTATCCCGCTAATTTACATTTTGAAAAAGCCTTTGAGGTATTTGCATACCTAGCCAAAAAACCTGCTCTTGGGCTTGGCATAATACTTGCATCATCATCTTTAGCCGTATTTTCATATTACAAAAAACGTCACTTTTTCTTCTTCTATGTATGGTTTGTCATAACTATCGCTCTTGTTTCCGGAGTATTCCTTCCCTCTAACGCAACTTACAAAGAGCACTGGTTATATATGCCACTCATAGGATTTGTGTTTTTGATTCCAAGTATATGGGAAAAGCTAAAAAGTGATTTATCAAAACAAATATTTCTAACGACATTTCTAATAATATCTATATTACTAATATCTCAAACCATTCACAGAAACACGGAGTGGAAAGATAAATTAACTTTCTTCGAAACAGAAATTAAATACAACCAAACTTCATCCAGATTACAAGATAGACTCGGACTATATTATTTCGAAAACAAAGAATATGAAAAATCAGTAGAATATTTCAAAAAAGGAATTGAGCTAGATAAAGATGGTCGAATACCATATATAAGAACAAATCTAGCAAACTCATACCTTGCAATGAGGGATTTGGATGCGGCGGTCAATGAATATTTCACTGTGCTAGAATCTCATCCAAATAGCTTTGACGCGCACGTCGCACTTTATAATATTGCCATCGCTATTCATAACAAAGAAATGGAGGATGCGTTCTTTGAATTCTTACAGCGAATAGAGGCCGGCGGCACAGTAGACTTTGAGACCGAAATTCTACCATGGGCAAACACTCAATAA
- the rpmB gene encoding 50S ribosomal protein L28, whose protein sequence is MSKICPITGKRPSTGNNRSHSNRATKRRFLPNLIVKRIYDPITKTWKKMRISVNALKTLTKRMK, encoded by the coding sequence ATGTCAAAAATATGTCCAATAACAGGGAAAAGACCTTCTACGGGTAACAATAGAAGTCATTCAAACAGAGCGACAAAACGTCGTTTTCTACCAAATTTGATAGTTAAAAGAATATACGATCCAATCACAAAAACTTGGAAAAAAATGCGTATTTCGGTGAATGCACTAAAAACTCTTACGAAGAGAATGAAATAG